Below is a window of Nocardia asteroides DNA.
GGTATTTCCTTCAGGAACCATTCGACGAAGTCGGCGGTGCGGCCCACCGGTACCTCGATGTCCTGGACGACCCGCTCCTGCGGCGGATTGCCCTTGCGGGCCTCCATCCGGTCGCCGAAGTGGTACTTGCGGTCGAGGGCGACCAGCTTCCAGTAGAAGCTGCTGCGCCGCAGCGACTTCGGCCAGAACCGGCGGATCTTGGGGTTCTGCGTGCCGAAGGCGCGGGAGCACCAGAACCAGTCGGTGTCCCAGCGCCACAGGTAGTCGTGGATGGTCAGCCGGTCGCGCTCGACGCCGTCGGCGTGCTGCAACGAGCGGTAGTAGATGTCCATCCCGGTGTAGTCGCTCACCGGGCCCGGTTCGTCGGTCTGCCTGCCCAGGGTCAGGTAGCTCTCGGTCGCGGTGAAGACCACGCCGTCGAGATAGTCGACCTGTTCGCCCTGGTAGCTGCGCTCGGTGACGATGCGTTCCAGTTCGGCTTCCAGCGCGCGCAGATCGTGGAAGCGCACGTGGCGCAGGGCGACGAAGGGCTTGACCGGCTCCAGCTCGATCTTCAGCCGGACGGTGTAGCCCAGGGTGCCGTAGGAGTTGGGGAAGCCCCGGAACAGATCAGCGCCCTCGCCGGTGGGCTTGATCGTGATGATCTCGCCGGAGCCGGTCAGCACGTCCATTTCCAGCACGGATTCGTGCGGCAGGCCGCTGCGGAACGAGCTCGACTCGATGCCGAGGCCGGTGACCGCGCCGCCGAGGGTGATGGTCTTGAGCTGCGGAACCACCAGCGGGGCCAGCCCGTAGGGCAGGGTCGCCGCCACCAGTTCCTCGTAGGTGGTCATCCCGGCGACGTCGGCGGTCCTGGCCACCGGGTCCACCGCGATCACCCGCCCCAGGCCGGAGACGTCCAGGCCGGGGGCGTTGCTGGCCGCCCTGGCCCGGAACAGGTTGGAGGTCTTCTTGGCCAAGCGCACGACAGCACCGGGCGGGATGGCGCGATAGCTTGCCAGCAGTCGCTCCACACCCTCCCGGTGCGCGGCGTATCCAGACTCGCGTGCGGCCGGTTCGTGGCCGGCCCTACCCAAAAGACTCACTGCCACCCGTTCGACGCTAGTACGACGGTGCCCGCCGAGCCACCGGATAGTCCTACGCCACGACGAAATGTCACGCACATGTTTCCCTTTTCGCCCAACCTGGTCGGGCGATCCGGAAAGCGGCAGGGCAGGATGTAACCCGGTCGAGATATCGCACCCCGACAAGGAGTCAACAGTGGGACAGGTCAGCGCCAGCAGTTCGATCGTCGTCGCCGCGGATCCGCAGCGCGCCCTCGAAGCGATCGGTGACTACGAGACGGTCCGTCCGCGCATCCTCTCCTCGCACTACCGCGACTACAAGGTCGTCGAGGGCGGCAAGGGCGCGGGCACCGTGGTGGAGTGGACGCTGCAGGCCACCGAGAAGCGCTCGCGCAACGTGCGCGCCGAGGTCACGGTGTCGGATTCGATCCTCACCGAGCGCGACGCCAACTCCTCGATGGTCAACACCTGGACCGTCACCCCGGACGGCGCCGGTTCGCAGGTCACCCTGCGCACCACCTGGACCGGTGCGGGCGGCATCTCCGGCATCTTCGAGGGCATCTTCGCCCCGCTCGGCCTGAAGAAGATCCAGGCCGAGGTGCTGGGCAACCTTCAGCGCGAACTGGCCTGACCGGGCCGGAATTGCCGTCGAGGGCCGTACCGCGTGGATCGCGGTACGGCCCTCGACGCGTTCTACTCCGATTTGCCGATGTCGAAGAGGTTGCCCTCCGGGTCGGCCAGGGTGATCCACTGCTGGCCGTACTCGTCGAAGTCGCCGATGTGCTTGGCGCCCAGGCTGATCGCGCGCTCGGCGTAGTCGCGCCATTCGGCGGAGGCGAAATCCAGGTGCACGGTGTTCTTGCCCGGCGTCTTGTCCGGGACCTGGATGAACATGAGCACCGGCAGCGTGCCCGCGGTCTTGCCGACGGTGGCGAAGAACGCCGAGGCCTCCGGGTCGACGGGGCGGTCGAGCAGCTGGGCGTAGAACTGCGCCAGCGCGCTCGCGTCGTGGCAATCGAACGTGACGTTGCCGAGGGCCAGGGTCATCGGTTTTCTCCTTCGGTGATGGGCCAGCACACTTCGGTGCGGTAGTCGGCCGGGTTGTCGGTGAGGTCGGGTCCGACGAGATAGCGCTCGCGGACCGGTTCGCCGGGTGCGAGGGTGTCGTGCTCGGCGACGTGGCTGCCGAGCGCGCCGTAGGTGCGGTCGAAGTCCTCGAACGCGCCGGTGTGCACCGCGATGGCGAAGCGCTGCGCGCCGAATTCGGTGATCCCGAGTCCGGCGGGTGGAACGAGAGCCGCACCGGGCGGCAGCGGGACGTACGCGGTGACCGCGCCCGCGGCCTCGGTGAAGAACTCGGTCGAATAGGTCGCGCCCGCGACGCCGGCCGGGGTGGTTCCGGTGGCGAGCAGGCTGGTGTACAGCCGCTCGAAGGCGGTGCCGCACCAGTCGGCGATGGCGGTGCGGTCGACGACCTCGGTGAGCGTGAGCGCGGTGAACGCCGGTTCGACCCGGTAGTCGACCCGCAGCGGCGGCGCGGGCGCGGTGAGCAGCGCGCGCAGCGAGGCCACCACCTCGCGGGTGCGCTGCAACTCGGCCTCCATCCGGGCCAGGTGGGCGCGCAGGGTGGCGTCGCGGTCGGCCGGGTCGGCGGCGGCGAGCACGGTGCGGATCTCGGGCAGCGGCATGTCGAGATCGCGCAGCCTGCGGATCAGGTGCGCGCGTTCCACCTGGTCGGTGGCGTAGCGCCGGTATCCGGTGCCTGCGTCCACCGCGACCGGTTCGAGCAGGTCGATCTCGTGGTAGTAGCGCAGGGTCTTGACACTCAGGTGCGTGAGGCGGGCGAACTCGCCGATCGCCACGGTGGCTGTCATACGAACCAGCCAACACCCTCCAGCGGGAGGAGAGTCAACAACTCACGCGGGTGCCAGCACGAAGGCGGCCATCAGCGGCCAGTCGTTCTCGCGCCACCACGAGTAGCCGAACCAGACGCCCGGGACGATCTCGCGGATCTCGTCGTACACCTGCGGCGTCGGCGACGGCGCGTAGTTCAGCGCCCAGGTGGGGCCGCCGTCGAGGATGGACGGCGCCCGGTAGACGTCGGCCGGGAACGCCTCGATGCCGGCGCCGGTGACGCGGTTGGTGAGGGTGCCGCCGTCGGGGCCGGTGCGGAAGACCTTGCCGATCCACAGGGCCGCCGCCTGCGGCGCGAACTGCGGCGGGCGGGTCACCCAGCCGTTGGTGACGCCGGTCGGCACGGCGCCGTCGCGCGCGTCGCGGTAGATCTGGTCCTGCTGGGTGACGTTGCAGCGAAAACGCAGCGAATCCAAGGTCGCCGCGGAGTTGCCCGGGTCGACCACGCAGCCGCCGCCGTAGTCGGCGACCGCGGCGACGGGGTCGGCGTGCGCGGTGGCCGGGCCGATGATCAGCAGGCCGGCGGCCGTGGCGAGCAGGGACGCGCGGATGACACTCATCAGTTCTCCCTCGGTTTGCCGTACCAGGTCCCGACCCCGTCCGATCCTAGGCGGGGTGGTCGCGGCTGGATCGTTCGCGAGCAGGCAGCAACCAAGCTGTTACCGCGAAGGTCACGGATAACGACCCGGTCGGTATGCCTCGTGCGGGCACCGGGTGTGGGAGTATCCCGGCGGCGCGTGAGGACTACGCTTGACGCGGACGAACTTCTAGAGAGGACGTGCTGTGCAACCCGATGGTGGTCAGTTCGATATGCAGGCTCTGCTCGCGCAGGCTCAGCAGATGCAGCAGGCGGTGATGCAGGCGCAGGCCGAGCTCGCCGAGTCCGAAGTGCAGGGTCAGGCCGGCGGCGGTCTGGTCCAGGCCACCCTCAAGGTGAGCGGCGAGGTCCAGTCGCTGACGATCGACCCCAAGGTCGTCGACCCGTCCGATGTCGACGGGCTGCAGGACCTGGTGATCGGCGCGATCAACGACGCCATGGCCAACGCGCAGAAGCTGGCCGCCGAGCGTCTCGGCCCGCTCTCGCAGGGCCTCGGCGGCGGCTCGATGCCCGGTCTGCCTGATTTCTGATGTATGAGGGGCCGGTTCAGGATCTGATCGACGAGCTGGGCAAGCTTCCCGGCGTCGGTCCGAAGAGCGCACAGCGCATCGCCTTCCACCTGTTGCAGGTGGAGCCGCCGGAGATCGACCGGTTGCAGGCCGCATTGCAGAAGGTGCGCGACGGCGTGCAGTTCTGCGTGTCGTGCGGCACTGTCGCCGACGGCGAGCTGTGCCGGATCTGTGCCGACCCGCGCCGCGACCGCACGATGATCTGTGTGGTCGAGGAACCCAAGGACGTGCAGGCGATCGAGCGCACCCGTGAGTTCCGTGGTCGCTACCACGTGCTCGGCGGTGCGCTCGATCCGCTCAGCGGCGTTGGGCCCGACCAGCTGCGGATCCGGGAACTGCTGACCCGCATCGGCAACCAGGACGACGGCGTGGACGTGAGCGAGGTGATCATCGCGACCGACCCGAACACCGAGGGCGAGGCGACGGCCACCTACCTGGTACGCATGCTGCGCGATTTCCCCGGACTCACCGTCACCCGGCTGGCCTCGGGCCTGCCGATGGGTGGGGACTTGGAGTTCGCCGACGAGCTGACCCTGGGCCGCGCCCTGTCCGGCAGGCGCGCGCTCTAGAACTCCACCCGGGTCCAGCTCACCCCGGCGCCCGCGTCGGGGTTCTCGGTGGTCCAGTCCCAGATGATGCGGGCCACCTGCGCCGGATCCTCGACGGTGGTGCCGTAGTGCCGGTCGGGCGAGCCGTCGCGGTATTCCAGGGTGTAGGGGCCGCCCGGGTCGCGGTAGGTCTGGATGTAGCGCTGCTCGCCGCGCTCGACGATCAGGTACGGGTTGGGGTCGGCCAGCCCGGCCACCCAGCGGTGCGCCAGTTCCTCGGTGAGGTACGGGAATTCGCCCGCGCCGCCGTGCGTGACGGCGATCGGCACGTGCCCGGCGGGGTCGATCAGCCAGGACAGCTGCGGGTCGTAGACGGCGTACCCGCGCGGGGTGGCCAGGTCGAAGAGCAGCGTGCGGACGAAGCCGATCGCGTCGTACGGGGACGGGATGTAGAGGGTGGAGCCGTTCGCGCCGCCCACGGATTCGACACTGAGGAACGAGTCGTCCACGGGTAGTTCGGCGTTGCGCGCGTTCAGTTCGGTGGCGATCTCCACGATCGCCGCCGACTCGGGCTGACCTTCCTGGGCGGCCAGGTACGCGTCCACCTCGTCGACGGAGGTGGCGACGCCGGACGGCAAGAGGATGTGGTCGTAGCTCACCCGGTCAGCCTACGGGGCGGTCGGTTCGCGCTGGTCGGGCAGGCAGTGTTGCCTGCGGGTTTCGACTCGGTGCCCGTCGGGAAACTCCGGTTTCGTCAGCCCGCGCCGCGCCGGTGGGGTGTGGTCAACTACAAGCATGGGCATCAAGGTGTCACTCGAGCACCGGACCGCGTACTCCTTCGACCGTCTCGTCGAGGTGCATCCGCACGAGGTGCGGTTACGGCCCGCGCCGCATTCGCGCACCCCGATCGAGGCCTATTCGCTCGAGGTGACGCCCGCCGCGCACTTCGTGAACTGGCAGCAGGACGCCTTCGGCAATTTCGTTGCGCGGCTGGTGTTCCCGGAGCCGACCAGGGAGCTGTCGATCACCGTCGGGCTGATCGCCGACCTGGAGGTGGTCAACCCGTTCGACTTCTTCGTCGAGGACTACGCCGAGTACTACCCGTTCGCCTATCCCGCGGCGCTGGCCGCCGACCTCGAGCCGTATCTGCGTCCGGTCGACGAGGACGGGCCGGGCTCGGGGCCGGGGGAGGCGCTGCGCGACTGGGTGCGGGTGCATCGCGCGCAGGGGCGGCTGCGGTCCATCGACTACCTGGTGGAACTGAACTACGCCCTGCGCAACACCGTCGACTACACCGTGCGGATGGAACCGGGCGTGCAGACACCCGACCACACCCTGCGCACCCGGCTCGGTTCCTGCCGTGATTCGGCCTGGCTGCTCGTCGGGATCCTGCGGGAGCTGGGGCTGGCGGCGCGGTTCGTGTCCGGGTATCTGGTGCAGCTCACCTCGGACACCCCGTCACTGGACGGTCCGTCGGGGCCGAGCGCCGACTTCACCGACCTGCACGCCTGGACCGAGGTGTATCTGCCCGGCGCGGGCTGGATCGGCATGGACCCCACGTCCGGGCTGTTCGCCGGTGAGGGGCACATCCCGCTGGCGGCGACCCCGCACCCCGGCGCGGCCGCGCCGATCACCGGCGCCACCGGGATCACCGAGGCCACCCTCGATTTCACCAATGTGGTCCGCCGGGTCCACGAGGACCCGCGAGTCACCCTGCCCTACACCGACTCCCAGTGGGAGCGGATCACCGCCGCAGGCGCCGCGATCGACAAGCGGATGGCCGCCGCCGACGTGGGCCTCACCATGGGCGGCGAGCCCACCTTCGTCTCCATCGACGACCAGATGAGCCCCCAGTGGACCACCGACGCCGACGGCCCGCACAAACGCGAACGCGCCGTCGACCTGTCCGACCGCCTTCGCGCCATCTATGCCCCCACCGGCCTGGTCCAGTACCGCCAGGGCAAGTGGTACCCCGGAGAACCGTTGCCGCGCTGGGAGATCGCCATCGCCTGGCGCGCCGACGGCGAGCCGGTGTGGACCCGCCAGGACCTCCTCGCCGACCCGTGGTCGCCGGTGGACGGCGAGCCGCGTCCGGGCGGGGATGCCGCGCCGTCAGCCGATCCAGGCCAGGCTCGGCCCGAGACCGCAGCAGAGCCCGCGGCGTCGGCCACGCACGGTATCGCCGAGTCCACTCCAGCCGACCAACCCGCGCCCCAGGCGACGACATCGCGGCCGAACACTGCGGCAGCACGGTCCGTGGCTGTGCCGGCGCCGGGCGGGCATACGACTGAAGTCGCGCCGCACACTGCGGTAGCCGGGTCTGTGGCTGTGCCGACGGAGGGCGGGCAGACGACTGAAGTCGCGCCGCGCACTGCGACGGGTGGGTCTGCGGCCGCGCCGAGCGGCGAACCCGAGACGGTCGGCCGATCAACGGCTGCCACGCACGAGCCGGTGGCAGGCGAGGAGGTGGCGACGCAATCGCGCACCGAGGCGGTCGAGTCCTCGGCTATGCCGACGGCGGGCGAGCAGACGACGGAGTCGCAGCCGCAGAATGCCGCTGGGTCTGCGGGTGCGCCGGTGGTCGAATCGGCGGTGGCGGGTGCGGCGCGGCGCAGTGCGCAGGCGGCGGTGGAGGCGGCGGCATCGCTGGTCGCCCATATCGCGGGCGCGCTCGGCTTGCCGGATACGCAGGTGCGTCCGGCGTTCGAGGATCCGCTGGCCCGGTTGGCCGCCACAGTGACCGCGCCGGTCGGGGAGCCGCCGGTGGACGATCTCGATCCGGCGGCGGATTCGCCGGTGGCCCGGCGGACGCTGCTCGGGCGGCTCGACGAGGCCGTCAACGATCCGGCGGCCTTCGTGCTGCCCCTGCATCGGCGGGCCGACGGTGCGGGCTGGGCCAGCGCGGACTGGCAGCTGCGCCGCGGCCGGGACGACGGTGGGCCGGGGCGGATCGTGCTGGCCGACGGCGATTCGCCCGCGGGCCTGCGGCTTCCGCTGGGCTCCGTGTCCTGGCACACGCCTCCCGCGCCGCCGGAGGCCGATCCGCTGTTCCAGGGACCGCTGCGGGCGCCGCGCGAGGAACCGCCCGCGGAACTGGAACCGGCGGACTTCACCCCGACCACCGCGCTGGTCGCCGAGGTCAGGGCGGGCCGGTTGCATGTGTTCCTGCCGCCGCTGGCCGAACTCGACGACTTCCTCGACCTGGTCGCGAAGGTGGAGGCGGCGGCCGTCGCACTCGATCAGCCGGTGGTGCTGGAGGGCTACGCGCCGCCGAACGACCCACGGCTGCACACCTTCTCGGTGACCCCCGATCCCGGCGTCATCGAGGTCAACATCATGCCGACGGGCTCGTTCGCCGAGCAGGCCGACGTACTGAGCACCCTGTACGCCCAGGCCAGGCTGGCCCGGCTGAGCACCGAGTCGTTCGAGGTGGACGGCACGCACGGCGGCACCGGCGGTGGCAACCACATCACCCTGGGCGGGGTGACGCCCGCGCGCTCGCCGCTGCTGCGCAGGCCGGATCTGCTGGTGTCGATGCTGACCTACTGGCAGCGTCATCCGGCGCTGTCGTACCTGTTCGCGGGCCGGTTCGTCGGCCCGACCTCGCAGGCGCCCCGAGCCGACGAGGGCCGCGAGGACGCGCTGTACGAACTCGAGATCGCCTTCGCCGAGATCGCCCGCCTCACCGCCGAGCAGACCGGCGGTGAACCGGCGCCCGCCGAGATCCAGTCGGCGCCATGGCATATCGACCGCGCGCTGCGTCACCTGCTGACCGACCTCACCGGCAACACCCATCGCGCCGAGTTCTGCATCGACAAGCTCTACAGTCCCGACTCCGCGCGCGGCAGGCTGGGCCTGCTGGAACTGCGCGGCTTCGAGATGCCGCCGCACTTCCAGATGGCCATGGTGCAGTCGCTGCTGGTCCGCGGCCTGGTCGCGATGTTCTGGGACCGGCCCTACCGCGCGCCGCTGCTGCGTCACGGCGCGAATCTGCACGGCCGCTACCTGCTGCCGCACTTCCTGGAAGCCGATATCGCCGAGGTCGCCGCCGACCTGCGCGCGCACGGCGTCGATTTCGACACCAGCTGGCTCGATCCCTTCACCGAGTTCCGGTTCCCGCGCATCGGCACCGCGATGATCGGCGACGCGGAACTGGAACTGCGCGGCGCGATCGAACCCTGGCTGACCCTGGGTGAGCAGACCACCGGCCAGGGCACCGCGCGCTATGTCGACTCCTCGGTCGAGCGGTTGCAGGTACGGCTGGTCGGCGCCGATCGCGGGCGGTTCGTGCTCACCTGCAACGGCATGCCGGTACCGCTGCTGGCCACCGACAAGGCCGACGTGCAGGTCGCGGGCGTGCGCTATCGCGCCTGGCAGCCGCCGAATTCGCTGCACCCGTCCATCACCGTGGACGCGCCGCTGGTCTTCGACCTGGTCGACGCCGCGACCGGCCTCTCGCACGGCGGCTGCACGTATCACGTGGCGCACCCCGGCGGCCGCGCCTACGACGACGCGCCCGTCAACGCGGTGGCGGCCCAGTCGCGTCGCAATCGCCGGTTCGAGGCCGCGGGACATACGGTGAATCCGCTCGACCCCGCCGAACTCCGTGCGAGGATCGCGGCGCAGTCGACCGATGTCGGCGCGCCGGGCATCCTGGATCTACGTCGCGCGCGCACCGTGTGGGGTGCGCACGACAACCAGTGACCACTATCAACCTCGCCCAACCACAGCACTCCCCGATCTCGAAGCGGGGACGGTCGCGTAGCGGCCGGTTCGCGGCCGTCCCGTCGGTCAGGTGCCGTTGCGTAGGCGACGAAGGAGCAAGCGACGGTGCCTGACCGACGGGACACGACGGGCCGCGAACGACGCGGCGTCCTCGCCGCCACTGACGCGGCCGAACAGTTCGCCCGGTATCGGGCCGAGAGCAAGGCGGGCTCGCGGTTCGACGAGTGCGGCAGGCCGACCCAGGGCTACTACGACGAGCTGGTCGACGGTCGCGGCCGGGTGCGCTCCATGTGGTCGGAACTCTCGGCCGACTTCGTGGACCAGGGCATCGGCGGACTCGGCCGGATCGATCACCGGGTGCGCAGGCAGATCGAGGACGACGGCGTCACCTACACCGAGGTCGGGCTCGGCGACGACACGGCGACCCCGATGCCGTGGCGGCTCGACCCCATCCCGCTACTGGTCTCGGCCGACGACTGGACCCGGCTGGAGAGCGGCCTGACACAGCGCTCGCTGGTGCTCGACGAGGTACTCACCGACGTCTACGGTCCACGCAGGCTGATCGGGTCCGGGCTGCTGCCGCCGGAGATCGTCTTCGGCAGCACCGGGTATGTGCGGGCCGCGCACGGCATCACCATTCCCGGCACGCACCAGCTGTTCCTGCACGCCTGCGACATCAGCCGCTGGAGCGACGGGCAGTTCCGGGTGCTGGCCGACTGGGCGCAGGCCCCCTCGGGCGCCGGCTACGCGCTGGCCGACCGTCGCGTCGTCGCCTCGGCCATTCCGGAGGCGTTCGAGCACGCGGGCCCGCGCCCGCTCACCCCGTTCGCCAGGGCCATGCGCTTGATGCTGGAGGAAGCCGCGCCGGAGCTGGCCGACGGCGAGGAGCCGGTCGTGGTGGTGCTGAGCCCGGGCTCGCACTCCGAAACCGCGTTCGACCAGGCCTATCTCGCGCAGATGCTGGGTTTCCCGCTGGTCGAGAGCGCCGACCTGGTGGTTCGCGACGGCGCGCTGTGGATGCGCTCGCTGGGCAGCCTGGAACGGGTCGACGTGGTGCTGCGCCGCGTGGACGCCGAGTTCTCCGATCCGCTGGACCTGCGGCCGGATTCGCGCCTCGGCGTGGTCGGGCTGGTCGAGGTGCTGCGCCGGGGCGCGGTGACGGTGGTGAACACCCTCGGCAGTGGGCTACTGGAATCGCCCGCGCTGAGCGCGTTCCTGCCCCGGATCGCGCGGTCGGTGCTCGGGGAGGATCTGCTGCTCGACGGCACGCCCGCCTACTGGGGTGGCGACGACACCGAGCGCGCGCACCTCGTCACCCACCTCGGTGACCTGGTGATCCGCTCGGCCGTCGACGGGTCGACCATCTTCGGCCCCAGCCTGGCCGCCGCCGAACGCGACGAACTCGCCGCCCGGATCGAGACGGAGCGCTGGAAGTGGGTGGGGCAGGAGCCCGCCGAGTTCTCGGTGGCCCCGGCCGTGGAAGGGGAGGCGGGGCTGGCGCCCGCGCCGGTCGGCATGCGGTTGTTCTCGCTGGCCCGGCGCGGGGGCTACACGGCCATGTCGGGTGGGCTGGGTCAGCAGCGGATGCGGCTGGAACCCACCCGCAGCGTGATCAAGGTGGCGGCCAAGGACGTGTGGGTGCGCGCCGCGCCCGCGCCCGCCGTGGCGACCGAGGTGCCGCACGAGGAGCGGTTGCGCCGGGCGATCCCGGTCGTCGACGCGATCAGCTCGCCGCGCGTGCTCAACGACCAGTTCTGGATGGGCCGCTACAGCGAGCGCGCCGAGGCGATGGTCCGGCTGCTGGCCGCGACCCACGACGTCTACCAGGACTACCGCTACCGGCCCTGGCTGGAAGGCGCCGACGCGCTGCCGATCCTGATGCGCGCCCTCTCGGTGACCACGGGCACGAACGCGCCGGAATCGGTGCTGGCCACGGTGGCGAGCTCGGGCGGCGCGCTCGTGCAGGTGCAGTCGAGCGACGGAGGGGCCTCCGCGCGCAGCGCCGGCCCCGGCTCCGACGGCGGCCAGGTCGATCCAGGTGCGGGTGGCCGGGCAACCGGATCGGCCCGACCAGGCTCCGATGGCAGCCGGGCCGATCGCGGCGCGGCGCGAAGCGATTCCGGTGACCAGGGTGTCGGCGGGAAGGACGCCGATTCGGCTCGGCGCGCCGATGACGCGCCGGATTCCACTGCGGCGGAAGAGAATTCCGAGGACACCGCCGCGTGGGAGCGTGCCGGGACCAGTGCGCTGGCACGTGCTCTGCGGACCACCGGCAGCGCTGCCGACCGGGCGCCGGAGTCGGCTGACGACGACGGCGCACGTCCGCGCGACGGGCAGAAGAAGTCCGCCGCCCGGCCGAAGGTAACCGGGAAGCCGGTCAGCGCGGAACCACGCGTCGTGGCAGGCGCGTCCGCCGAGGGCTTCCAGTACCTGGCCACCCTCACCGGCGACCGATACCTGCCCGGCTCGCTGTCCTACGCCGTGGACCACTACGGGTCGGCGGCCAGGGCGGTGCGAGACCAGCTCTCCGCCGACACCTGGATGATCCTCGGTGCCGTCGACCGCGCGCTGGCCGAATTCCGCAGCGCCAGTACCGAACAGGAGACCGCGCTGTCGTCGGTGCATTCGCTGACGCTGGCCGCGCTGCTGTCGCTGTCGGGGATCGGCGCGGAGTCGCTGGTGCGCGACACCGGCTGGTACGTCATGGACATCGGCAAGCGGATCGAACGCGGCCTCGCGCTGACCTCACTGCTGAAAGCCACGCTGTCCCAGGCCAGCCCGCCCGAGGTGGAACGGGTGGTCACCGACACGATCCTGGTCGCCGCCGAGTCGGCCGTGATCTACCGTCGCAGGCATCGTGGCTCGGCCCATGTCGCCGCGCTGGCGGGACTGCTGCTGTTCGACCCGGGCAATCCGCGCTCGCTGATCTACCAGCTCGACCGGCTGGAAGCCGACTTCCAGGCACTGCCCGGCGGCGCGGGCGCGTCGCGTTCGCAGCGGCTGCTCGCCGACGCCCAGCGCATGCTGCGCCGCGTCGACCCGGCGGACCTGGAGAACACCGACGCCGACGGTGTGCGCACCGAACTGGTGGAACTGCTGGAAGGGGTGCACTTGCGGCTGCGCAAGCTGTCGGAGTCGTTCGAGGCGACCAAGCTCGCGGTGCCGGTGAGCATCCAGCCGCTGTGGGGCAACACCAGGATGGTCGGATGAGCAGGCGCTACCAGGTGACGCACCGGACCACCTACCGCTACTCCGACGAAGTCACCAGTTCCTACGGCCGCGCCTATCTGACGCCGCGCGAGTTCACCGGGCAGCGACTGCTCGAGCACGACATCTACATCGACCCGGTGCCGTCGGACCGTTCGGTGGGCAACGACGTGTACGGCAATACCACCACGTATTTCCATGTCACCTCGGAACATCGGACGCTGGAGGTCACCGGCGAATCGCTCGTCGACGTCGACGGCGTGCCGCCCGCGTCGATCGACGGGGTGGACATCGCGTGGGAGTCGGCGCGCCCGAGCACCGGCACCGGCCCGCTCGCCGTCGAATTCACCCTCGACCTGCTGCCCCCGGAGATCACCCCGGAGGTCGTCGCCTACGCGGAGCGCAGTTTCGCGCCGGGCAGGCCGCTGCTCGACGCGGTCACCGAGCTGAACACCCGGATCCACCAGGACTTCCGGTATCGCTCCGGCTCGACCACGGTGAGCACCAGCGTCGCCGACGTGTTCGTCGCGCGCGAGGGCGTCTGCCAGGACTTCGCCCGGATCGGCGCCGCCTGCCTGCGGTCGCAGGGGCTGGC
It encodes the following:
- a CDS encoding SRPBCC family protein, with protein sequence MGQVSASSSIVVAADPQRALEAIGDYETVRPRILSSHYRDYKVVEGGKGAGTVVEWTLQATEKRSRNVRAEVTVSDSILTERDANSSMVNTWTVTPDGAGSQVTLRTTWTGAGGISGIFEGIFAPLGLKKIQAEVLGNLQRELA
- a CDS encoding VOC family protein; this encodes MTLALGNVTFDCHDASALAQFYAQLLDRPVDPEASAFFATVGKTAGTLPVLMFIQVPDKTPGKNTVHLDFASAEWRDYAERAISLGAKHIGDFDEYGQQWITLADPEGNLFDIGKSE
- a CDS encoding YbaB/EbfC family nucleoid-associated protein — its product is MQALLAQAQQMQQAVMQAQAELAESEVQGQAGGGLVQATLKVSGEVQSLTIDPKVVDPSDVDGLQDLVIGAINDAMANAQKLAAERLGPLSQGLGGGSMPGLPDF
- the recR gene encoding recombination mediator RecR; protein product: MYEGPVQDLIDELGKLPGVGPKSAQRIAFHLLQVEPPEIDRLQAALQKVRDGVQFCVSCGTVADGELCRICADPRRDRTMICVVEEPKDVQAIERTREFRGRYHVLGGALDPLSGVGPDQLRIRELLTRIGNQDDGVDVSEVIIATDPNTEGEATATYLVRMLRDFPGLTVTRLASGLPMGGDLEFADELTLGRALSGRRAL
- a CDS encoding MerR family transcriptional regulator, which gives rise to MTATVAIGEFARLTHLSVKTLRYYHEIDLLEPVAVDAGTGYRRYATDQVERAHLIRRLRDLDMPLPEIRTVLAAADPADRDATLRAHLARMEAELQRTREVVASLRALLTAPAPPLRVDYRVEPAFTALTLTEVVDRTAIADWCGTAFERLYTSLLATGTTPAGVAGATYSTEFFTEAAGAVTAYVPLPPGAALVPPAGLGITEFGAQRFAIAVHTGAFEDFDRTYGALGSHVAEHDTLAPGEPVRERYLVGPDLTDNPADYRTEVCWPITEGENR
- a CDS encoding FAD-binding oxidoreductase; amino-acid sequence: MSLLGRAGHEPAARESGYAAHREGVERLLASYRAIPPGAVVRLAKKTSNLFRARAASNAPGLDVSGLGRVIAVDPVARTADVAGMTTYEELVAATLPYGLAPLVVPQLKTITLGGAVTGLGIESSSFRSGLPHESVLEMDVLTGSGEIITIKPTGEGADLFRGFPNSYGTLGYTVRLKIELEPVKPFVALRHVRFHDLRALEAELERIVTERSYQGEQVDYLDGVVFTATESYLTLGRQTDEPGPVSDYTGMDIYYRSLQHADGVERDRLTIHDYLWRWDTDWFWCSRAFGTQNPKIRRFWPKSLRRSSFYWKLVALDRKYHFGDRMEARKGNPPQERVVQDIEVPVGRTADFVEWFLKEIPIEPIWLCPLRLRETAGAPTGDRPWPLYPLEPGRTYVNVGFWSAVPTVAGAPEGAANRAIEQVVSELDGHKSLYSDAYYAEDEFAELYGGATYTELKNRYDPDQRLLTLYSKAVQRK
- a CDS encoding transglutaminase family protein; this translates as MRVHRAQGRLRSIDYLVELNYALRNTVDYTVRMEPGVQTPDHTLRTRLGSCRDSAWLLVGILRELGLAARFVSGYLVQLTSDTPSLDGPSGPSADFTDLHAWTEVYLPGAGWIGMDPTSGLFAGEGHIPLAATPHPGAAAPITGATGITEATLDFTNVVRRVHEDPRVTLPYTDSQWERITAAGAAIDKRMAAADVGLTMGGEPTFVSIDDQMSPQWTTDADGPHKRERAVDLSDRLRAIYAPTGLVQYRQGKWYPGEPLPRWEIAIAWRADGEPVWTRQDLLADPWSPVDGEPRPGGDAAPSADPGQARPETAAEPAASATHGIAESTPADQPAPQATTSRPNTAAARSVAVPAPGGHTTEVAPHTAVAGSVAVPTEGGQTTEVAPRTATGGSAAAPSGEPETVGRSTAATHEPVAGEEVATQSRTEAVESSAMPTAGEQTTESQPQNAAGSAGAPVVESAVAGAARRSAQAAVEAAASLVAHIAGALGLPDTQVRPAFEDPLARLAATVTAPVGEPPVDDLDPAADSPVARRTLLGRLDEAVNDPAAFVLPLHRRADGAGWASADWQLRRGRDDGGPGRIVLADGDSPAGLRLPLGSVSWHTPPAPPEADPLFQGPLRAPREEPPAELEPADFTPTTALVAEVRAGRLHVFLPPLAELDDFLDLVAKVEAAAVALDQPVVLEGYAPPNDPRLHTFSVTPDPGVIEVNIMPTGSFAEQADVLSTLYAQARLARLSTESFEVDGTHGGTGGGNHITLGGVTPARSPLLRRPDLLVSMLTYWQRHPALSYLFAGRFVGPTSQAPRADEGREDALYELEIAFAEIARLTAEQTGGEPAPAEIQSAPWHIDRALRHLLTDLTGNTHRAEFCIDKLYSPDSARGRLGLLELRGFEMPPHFQMAMVQSLLVRGLVAMFWDRPYRAPLLRHGANLHGRYLLPHFLEADIAEVAADLRAHGVDFDTSWLDPFTEFRFPRIGTAMIGDAELELRGAIEPWLTLGEQTTGQGTARYVDSSVERLQVRLVGADRGRFVLTCNGMPVPLLATDKADVQVAGVRYRAWQPPNSLHPSITVDAPLVFDLVDAATGLSHGGCTYHVAHPGGRAYDDAPVNAVAAQSRRNRRFEAAGHTVNPLDPAELRARIAAQSTDVGAPGILDLRRARTVWGAHDNQ